The sequence ttaCCTATAATACTCTCAAGCACCAAAGACTGATTAAAAAGTCTTTGCTATTTTACATAGGAAAAGGTTTGTTGACCTGGAGATGGTTATTTCTAGTTTCTGAAGGAAGTTTTCTCCCatacatgtattattattattcctattataAAATCAATGACACCATGAAGTCAGGAACTCTGCAGCTATCATACATATTTCTCTCTGAGAATAGTCCTGCTGAACAAAAAAGTAACTTATTTTTCTGGGTTCCTGGATGGTAGGGGGTATTGATCTAGTCTGTGCATTCTGAGTCATTCCTAATAAAATCTTTGGTAAATATGTGTCCAATTATTGATGGTCTTTATTCATGACATCTTTATGCCTTATCTCCTTTACTGTTAAATGATGGCATTGGGCTTCTTGATCTTGAAACCCTTGGCCTGCCCTGCCTTAACTTTCCATAACTATGTCAGTTGCCTGTGGATGCATGAAACGCCcacgaatgtgtgtgtgtgcgcacgcgcgcacacacacacacacagacctgaACAACCCAAACAAGAGCCTCCAGTCAGGAAGTGGGATGGAAGTCTTCAGGGGAAGGTTTTTAATCTTCACTGTAGAAGGCAAGACTGGCTGAAGggaattatgtatatataatccATGTAGTTTACAAATACCGtggttatttttttctaattcccaTAATGATTTATGTAAGCTGAGAACTGCTTTCCAAATTCTGTGGCTCATAGACCTGGCTTTAGATTCTCTGTGGAGTGAGGGAATCAGAGTGGGAGAGAATAGGTCAGTCttagaataaaataatgaattcaAGAACGGAATCTAAGGCTAGAATTCCTCCTTTAACTGTGTAAAAAATAACCTATCATATTTCTGAAGGAGATAGgtagtaaaattttaaaagatgttattttttaaatcagttggaAAGTGGCTTATATCTAGGCTCTTCCTCTTATTTATGACTTTGGATAAATGATTTAAATTtggtttaaatatttttctcatttatggAAACATTAATACTTAAAGTTGTGAAAACAATGCTATATAGTCTGTGAAAAGTGCTTGGCATAAAGCACTtataaatggtagctattgtGCAAGTGGGATTGACAGGTTTCCATTTTCTGGGAAGTCCTCGCCTTATTGTGCAAGTGGGATTGACAGGTTTCCATTTTCTGGGAAGTCCTCGCCTTTAAGCTATATCCCTTACTACACTCTAACTTCGTATTTCTTCAGTAGTCAACTACCCTAGAAGATCCCTTATCTAATAAAACAGAACTcaagtatttttaatttattattaaaattcaataaatataatcattgaaaaacatatatatatacacatcatagatttttttaattttgacacATTAATGTTCATTCATTTGCGAATCTTTTCATGTAAAGATTGACAAAATTTGCTTTTGGATTATTTTCAGATTTCtatgtatggatttttttttgcacAAATTACACCAAAAAGTCACTATACAAAATTATATTTCTTGGATCACCATCTGACTACTACACTTTCTATGTTCTACCCAATGTGGCCAAATTCTCAAATAAATCATTCATCCACATCATCTCCACATCCTAAATTAAATTTCCTTCACAAATTTTAAGATGTTGTTTCTACTCCCACTACTACAAAAATTGCTCATGATGTTCTTCAGCATTTCTACATCCAGTGGATACTCTTACCAATTTAAGTCACATTTCACAAGGTTGGTTTTGAAATAATTGATCATTACCCTCTTTGAAATACCTTTCCATTTAGATTCATTGAAACCATACTTTCCTAGTAAGTTTGGtcatctaagtttttttttagtgtggttATGCTATATCCTTTACTTGGTTAAGTTATTCATACCCAGGATCTCAAACACCACATTTATATCCATCACTTCCAAATTCATTACTTAAGTCTACTCTTCTCTTCAGAACTTTTAATAGGTATATTCAATCCCGGGCCAGGCATCTCCTCTTACATGTATCTTTGGAAGATCAAattaaccacacacacacaacaaaaaggGTTATGTCTAAAACTAATCATATTGTTCTCACTTCTTTTTTatctcatggagtccctgggtggcacaaagattaagcactcaactaccaaaATATTGACTATTCATACCcacacagagatgcctcagaagtaaAGTCTGGACGTATGTTtcagaaaggttacagccttgaaaaccttagggagtaTAGTCCTACTCTACAAAGCATggggggacaccatgagtcaaaatcaacttgagagTTACTGGTTTTCCTTATCTCAATAAATGGCAATATGACCTCTGCAGTTTCTCATTCCAAAAAGCTAAACATGATTTCGAAGTTTCCTTTTCTCTTACCCATCATAGACAATAAATTGTCAAATCTTTTCATCTTACTGATTAAACATATCTCATATGCATCCACTTCTTGCAATGCCTTTAGCACACCCTTGTTCAGGCACTGCTATGTATTTTTGATATCCTTTATCCAGTCTTCTGATGTTAACTCTTGCCCTCATCTACCCAGTAACTGGACTGATGTTCTTAACATAAATGTTTGATCATTCCACTATTCTAACTGTAATTTGTTCGAAGTTTCACATTGCCCTAATAATTAATACTAAATTAAAACCACTTTTTCTATACCTTTGTCCCTGTCTATTTTTCAGACCCTATCTGGAGCTTCTTGACCACTAATTCATCTATTTCTCATATAGTCTAATACCTTCTGAACTtagttcttcaattttttttttttttttaggcagaaATTATTTACCTTCATTGTTCCATCCTCAATTACATATCATTTTCTCATTGAAGTTATTCCTCAAGTATTCTGTACTGGATTAGAGTtgcctctttaagttgtcattgcACTCCTCATTTCTTAAAAGTAACATTTCACATAGTTGTAAATACAGAcacttctttaatatttttttaacgtCTACTATATTGTAGGCaaaagacttttctttttttaatcactgcTGGTTCTCTATATCTCAGTGCCTAGCACCATATCTAGAACCCAAGGATTCTCCcttaatatttttgaatgaatattaATAAATGTTCCACAGACACCTCCCACTTAATATGTTCAAAGGTTTCATTATCTCCTTGTGTAAGAACTGCTCTTCTTACTTCGGTTACTATCTCACTGAATGACACCAAAATTCATTTAATTTCACAAATCAGAGACCTGAACATCAACTTCAAAGCCTCCCTCTCTTCACCAAACTACAGCCAATCAGTTATTACAGTGTGTTTATACAGCCTAATTATCACTCAAATATGTTTTCATATTTCCATTCCCACAACCATTATTCTAGTTGACACCACGATCCATTCTCAACTGTGTTTCTGCAATAGTTTCCAAGTGTAACTCCTTTCTTGAAGATGTTATGAAAAAGTAAATGTGCCATAGGTAAATCCTGATGACACAatagtaagtgaaaaaaaatgtgGGATGAAAAATATATGTGAAGCTATAAAGCCACAAATAAACATGCAGGATCCTTAAATGTatatttctaagtgaaagaagccagtctgaaaaagctacatacaaAAAAAGCTATTAACTGTAtcattccaactatatgacattcttgaAAGggaaacaccataaaaaaaaaaaaaagcccagtgccatcgagtcgattccgactcatagcgaccctagaggacagagtagaactgccccatagagtttccaaggagcgcctggcaaattcaaactgccgacccttgggttagcagccatagcacttaaccagcacaccaccagggttttcaggaaAAACTATAGGGAGAGTGAAAATATCATTAGTTGCCAGGGGAAAGGGCAGAGGAATTGGTCCAGcaaagggcatttttagggcagtgaaacttttctatatgatactgtaatggtggacacaggaGACTATACATTTTGCAAAACCCATGGGATGATGCAACACAAATGTAAACACTAATGTGaactatggaaacactggtggtgtagtggttaagagctatgcctgctaaccaaaagtttggcagtttgaatccaccaggcacttcttggaaatcctatgggacagttctactctgccctatagggttgctatgagttggaattgacttgatggtacctaacaacaacaatgtaaactatggatctcagttaataataatgtatcaaaatCAGTTCACCAATTGTGACAagtgtaccacaggaatgcaaggtgTTGATAATAGGATAATCAGCACCCAGGGATAAGAAGGCTATATGGGAACTGTCTGTACTTCTTggacaacttttctgtaaatctaaaaccgatctaaaaataaagtctattttaaaaactttaaaagtaTATGCAATAAGCTGACTTTTTAAATTcatggaaagaaattaaaaagcaaatctTTGGGATCAAGGGATTATAAATCTTTTTATTCCATGATTGCTTTTAATGGACTTGCATTAAGTCACTAAtaagtaaaaaaccaaaagagagagaaaaagagaatagagtggAGAGAAGGTTCAACATCAGAGTTTCAGATGTACTCACCTCTCCCTTAGAAGAATGAGAAAAGTCCAGTTTCATTGTATCGGGTATTCTGATCATCATTACCTTAATAATCTAAACAATAGGTGGCACATTCCACAATTGTAGGTAAAAGTGTGTGGAATGAAAGTATTGATAGACTCAGAGTAACACAATTTTCCTATGGCAACCATCATTGTATGAAAATGTAAAGATTCTTATTGTCATGCCCATAATAGTTATGATTACCCTACAGCAAACTTTAGGAAACATTTTTTGGAATGTGGTTTGACAAAACAGTTCTATTATCTCTCTTGCATTAGCAAGCCACTTAAGTTATTTATCACTTGAGTCAtcacacaataacaaaaaagttttagaaagtaGTATTCAGATTGTAAATTGTTGCCCATATAGAAACTAGCACTATTATTTTGACCTTAAATCTTTCTTACCCATGCCAATTTAACAGTTTCACTGTATTTTCACGGAGATTCAACAGTGTCAAAACATTTTTAGAGAAAACCATTTCTTCATCCTGCTTCGAATCTGCTGAGTCTTTACACTGTAGATGATTGGATTCATCAGGGGTGGAAAGAGGATATAGATATTGCCCATTAGAACATGAACCAAAGGTGAGAGATGCTTTCCAAAGCGGTGTACCATGGTGAGACCAATGATGGGGATGTAGAAAACCAGTACAGCACAGATGTGGGAAACACAGGTCTGCAAAGACTTGAGCCTCTCCTCCCGGGATGCAATTGCCAATATTGTGTGCAGAATGAAAACATAGGAGATGAGAATAaggacagcatccaacaacagggTACAAATCACCAGAGCCAGGGCATAAAAACTGTTGAAGCGGATGTCAGAGCAGGCCAGCCGGAGTAGATCCTGGTGCAGACAAAAAGAGTGGGAGAGGATATGAGGATGGCAGTAATGGAGGAACTTTAAATGAATGATGACAGGAAGAATAGACAAAGAACTTCTCATCAAAATGGTCATCATGAAATGAATGATTCTACTATTAGTCAAAATAGATGCATATCTCAGAGGATTGCAAATTGCTGTGAAGCGATCAAAGGCCATGGCAAGTAGAACTCCCGACTCTGTGAAAGACAGACCATGGATAAAATAAGTCTGCGCAATGCAGATACCCAGATTGATCTCCTGGCTTAGCCCCCACAGGACCCCCAGCACCGTATGCACTGTGGACAGCCCCATGCACAGGTCAGTGATGGCCAGCAAGGCCAGGAAGTAGAACATGGGCTGGTGTAGGCTCGGCTCAGTACGAATTACATGGAGCACCATGCTGTTTCCTAGGAACACCATGGCATAGATTGAGGAGAAGGGAATTGAGAACCAAGGATAGTGCTTGTCCAGGCCAGGGAACCCTGTGAGGATGAATACTGAGGAATTTATAATGGAAGCTGGAGAAGAAGACATGAATATTTTAAGGGAATTTTCAAGATGAAATGAATACtactcagtttttttcttttttttaaacctgtctTTGAGAACAGCCAACTATAACACAGCCACCCTGAGTATAGTACAGGTAAAACTAACTGTAGAGTTCTAGGGATGTTCAACTCTTCAGGAGAAATTGCATCATGAAATGACTTCACAGGGAACCTCCTTGGTGTTATGTCTCAGAGATTACAGGAGCAAATCAGTGTCCTGATCATTTTAGGCAAATTAGATTGTTAACAGTGTTCATGGTTGGTCTCTCTGAGCCATTTGTGCCACAAATATCAGTGTTCCTAAGCTAGCCACTGATACTTTCTCCTTTAACAGCCTTTCTGTCACAGGGAGTCAGAGCACTCAGTTTTATGAGGAAGGCGTGATGAGCCTTCTGTGAGATAGGCTAACCCAGGCTCCAGGGAAACTGCTAATCCCTGGCTGGGGATGTTGCAAGTGAGTACTTCTGCCTGGCCACTTCCAGGCTACAAATTTCCTGGGATTGTGAGAAATGTATAAATGGTAGCATATTCCCCAGAGTCCAAAGAACTTCTCGAATCATCAAGGGAGGGAAACTCAACTGCACAGCTGAAAATTTAATACCTAGGTAATGTTGGCCTCTATGAATGAATTAGAAAAAGTTCCATCTGCTTCCATTTTCTGGAAGAGAGTGTAGATAATTGGTATcatttttccttaaatgtttttAGAATTCATAAGTGAAACCATCTAGGCCTGGTGTTTTCTTTTTAGGAAAGTTATTAATTATTGATCCAATATCTTTAATAGACATGGAGTATTTACTTCTCTGTGAGTGAGATTTGGTAGTTTTCTATCTTTTaaggaattggttcttttcatctaagttttcaaatttgaggaCATAGTCATTTATGGTATTCCTTTATTATCCTTTCCTGTTTATAGGATCAGTTGTGATGATATTTCTTTCAATTCTGTTATTAATAATgtctatcttttctctgttaccctgttgttatttttattgttgttagttgccgtcgaattggttctgactcataatgaccctgtgtataacagaacaaaacattacatgGTCCTGTGACATCCACACAGTTATAGctatatgtttgagcccatttttgcagccattgtgtcagcccatcttgttgagggtcttcctctctttcactggccttctactttagcaagcatgatgtctttttccaggaactggtACTTCTGATAACACTCcaaaagtacataagacaaagtcttgccatccttgtttctaaggcgcattctggctgtacttcttcagagacagatttgtccattcttctggaagtccatggtatcttcaatattcttcaccaacaccataattcaaatacatggaTTCATCTTGGGTCTTCG comes from Elephas maximus indicus isolate mEleMax1 chromosome 7, mEleMax1 primary haplotype, whole genome shotgun sequence and encodes:
- the LOC126079993 gene encoding olfactory receptor 51V1-like, with the translated sequence MVAQLEECSHCHYIVHYSFHLENSLKIFMSSSPASIINSSVFILTGFPGLDKHYPWFSIPFSSIYAMVFLGNSMVLHVIRTEPSLHQPMFYFLALLAITDLCMGLSTVHTVLGVLWGLSQEINLGICIAQTYFIHGLSFTESGVLLAMAFDRFTAICNPLRYASILTNSRIIHFMMTILMRSSLSILPVIIHLKFLHYCHPHILSHSFCLHQDLLRLACSDIRFNSFYALALVICTLLLDAVLILISYVFILHTILAIASREERLKSLQTCVSHICAVLVFYIPIIGLTMVHRFGKHLSPLVHVLMGNIYILFPPLMNPIIYSVKTQQIRSRMKKWFSLKMF